One segment of Panicum virgatum strain AP13 chromosome 3K, P.virgatum_v5, whole genome shotgun sequence DNA contains the following:
- the LOC120701595 gene encoding chitinase 2-like, producing the protein MAAACFFFPFLLLLLPAAATAAPARRPLFREYIGAEGQNVTFADVPVHPGVDFHFILAFAIDYAADPANASAPPRPTDGRFLVYWDEANLTPAAVAAAKRRGGVRVALSLGGDTVPGTNATFRASSVDAWVANAVVSLTDILTTYGLDGVDVDYEHFGERETPAVFAECVGRLVRALRALGVISFASIAPFANPDVQAHYGELWRRYGGEFEYVNFQFYAYAANTTVPQLLGYYDEQSRRYAGGGGEVLLGFGTDPASGGLAPGKGFFRACRALRRQGRLHGVFVWAADNSAADGFRYERVAQRFLAGAAPGFT; encoded by the coding sequence ATGGCCGCAGCCTGCTTCTTCTTCCcgttcctcctcctgctgctccccgccgcggcgacggcggcccccGCGCGGCGTCCGCTGTTCCGGGAGTACATCGGCGCGGAGGGCCAGAACGTGACGTTCGCGGACGTGCCGGTGCACCCGGGCGTGGACTTCCACTTCATCCTCGCCTTCGCCATCGACTACGCCGCCGACCCCGCCaacgcctccgcgccgccgcgccccaccGACGGCCGCTTCCTCGTCTACTGGGACGAGGCCAACCTcaccccggccgccgtcgccgccgccaagcgccgcggcggcgtccgcgtcgCGCTCAGCCTCGGCGGCGACACCGTCCCCGGCACGAACGCCACGTTCCGCGCCTCCTCCGTCGACGCCTGGGTGGCCAACGCCGTCGTGTCCCTGACGGACATCCTCACCACGTACGGCCTCGACGGCGTGGACGTCGACTACGAGCACTTCGGCGAGCGCGAGACGCCGGCGGTCTTCGCCGAGTGCGTGGGGCGGCTCGTGCGCGCTCTCCGGGCGCTCGGCGTCATCTCCTTCGCCTCCATCGCGCCCTTCGCCAACCCGGACGTGCAGGCGCACTACGGCGAGCTCTGGCGCCGCTACGGCGGCGAGTTCGAGTACGTCAACTTCCAGTTCTACGCGTACGCCGCCAACACCACGGTGCCGCAGCTGCTGGGCTACTACGACGAGCAGAGCCGCCggtacgccggcggcggcggggaggtgctCCTGGGGTTCGGGACGGACCCGGCCAGCGGCGGGCTCGCCCCCGGGAAGGGCTTCTTCCGGGCGTGCCGCGCGCTGCGCAGGCAGGGCAGGCTGCACGGCGTCTTCGTCTGGGCCGCCGACAACTCCGCCGCCGACGGCTTCCGCTACGAGCGCGTCGCGCAGAggttcctcgccggcgccgcgccggggTTCACCTGA